GTTTACATTTCTATTGTGTTTTCTGCTGCTCGTAAGTCAATGTCTCAGCCCACAGAAACAAAATTACATCTTTGGCGTGGAATCCAAGATGAATCTAATTAATAACTTGCATATGGAGTCACACCATGGAGAGCTTTTGATGCTTCATACCAAAAGGGCACAATTATATGACAATGTTCTTACTGATCAACTGATGTGGAACTAAGCATGCTATCAATGGTATTATACAGCAAATGGTTTTCATTGCTTGCTTTAAGTTTCACTGTTGTCTTAAGCATTCCTTAATTCAATGTATCATCCCATAGAAAGGAATTATTATATTTCAGAAGCAAGCCGAGAAAGACTGTGTTGCGTAGATTGGAAGTCATTCTATAACTGTATCCAAAGGATGCAGTGTACGGCTGGCTTACTGATCTATCAGGAGATGCTAAGTACCTAGATCCACAACATATAAGCTCACCTTTGACATGGATGGATATTTCCACACCATGATTTGATTTTGGGAATACCCATGTGTGCTCACAAGCTCATTCACATTTTTACACCACGCAAGGTTGCAAACCTGCAACAGAAAGCAAAAGATGAGGATAGCAGCACCACACAACAGAGAGATCATTAGCAGTCAGAACTACTACTTGCCTGGCTGCCTGTGTCAATTGAGTTTAGAACATTTCCATTAGCCGTGTTCCAAAACCTGATGCATCTATCAACTGTTCCACCTCCTAATACTAGGAGTCCTTGCTGATGTGGTGACCACGCTATTGCTTTAACAACGACTGTATGTTCTGTCAACCGCAACACTGGCTGTTGCGATCGTTGCGGAGTTGGTGTCTGAGAGGAAGTTGGACTAGATGCAATCATAGGAGTCGCGATCCAAGAAGGCTCCTGGCTGGCAATTGGAGTCATTTCTGTTCCCATGTCTCTCATAGAGACAGACCTAACTACAGGTGTTGGTCCATCAACTATTGAAGCATTGTGTGCAGGTTTAAGCAAATCAGAATGGATGAGACCTGAAAATAGAGCATAAGATGAATTTTCATCAAAAGTGCACTGAAACATACCGATATTCCAATAACATAGAAACACACGGTTGGTAATTTATTTATTCTACACACATCTGCGAACTTCTAAGTGCAAGCAGCTAGCATATAATAAGAGAATGATGTAGTACGCCTCAAATATGTCCTGATCTGAATGCCCATTTATCCTGGTAGTTATTTTCCAAAAGAAAATATAGAAGTTTAACATTTAGTTGGTGCCTGGTGGGAATAGAGTGCCATCCTTATGTATTTGTTAAATGAAATACACGTAACTTTTTTGGGGTCCAAGAAGCTGCCATGATGAAAAGAGCAGCTGTccagctgaacatcaaaggcagaCTTCTCTGCACGGGCAGCTCATGATGTCACACTTTACCTATCCCCAATTCACCCCGCTCCAGCACTTCAAACTTGCAACCAAATGTTCTAAATAATCCTTAACTCTTATCTCTTCACGCTACATTATAAGATATAACTAAATTATAGTTAGGACTCCAAAGTTCAGACACACAAAACAGACTGGAGCTGAAATCTAATGCATTATAATCCGGAATATGACCTCACAATTACAATATGTATCACTGCATTATAATTCTATAATGTACTGCACTAGTCTATATGTGCTGAAAACAATAAAGAAATCGATAGCATGGCAAAGTTCATGCTTACCATCTGAATTCTTAACCAATGGTCCAGTGTTGGTAGGCACATCCGTGACCACCTTAGCAACGGCTGGTGGACGGCCTCCATGTTCAGGAAATGCCAATGCGAACTTCTTTGGCACAGTTCCAGCGGAAGGCCCCGCACGGCCAGTACGGTTTGACGTCGGGCTGGAAATCCACTTCTCGGCGTCGTCCCACTTGGACGGCGTTGGCCGAGAGAACGGCGGCAGTAACGCGGCCACCGTGGTCAACCTCTTCACCGTCGGCGGCCCCGATGAGCTGCTCTCCGAGTCGAAGCTGTCGTCGTCCGGGGCTCGGTTTCTTGACCTGTGGCCGCTGTTGCTCGACATCTCGGTGGAGGTGGAGCATTCCAAGCTCCCTGTCGACGTATTCGGTATTCAGTATCCGAGAACTCATGCTCAGCAAATGGTAAAAGGTCGAATCATATATGAATAGTTTGATGATTGGTCAGGCGATGGACTTACTCCGGTCATCGAGCTCGCCGGAGTCGTTGGCCTCCGGCGATGTGTCCTCGCCATTGTTGGGATGGTGTTTCTCTAGCCCGCGAAGCATTGCTCGCAGCTTAGCTGGAGAGAATCCGCCGGACTGGGGCAGAGACTTGGAACGGACACGCCTCCGACCGGAGCCAGCGCGAGCATGCAGGAGGCGAGGGTGCAAGGGAGAAGCGGAAGGGGCGGGTGGGCGTGGCGCCGTCGCCATCGTGCAGCTCGCTGGCCAGGCGGGGGGTGCAGCGGCAGAGGATGGATGGCCGGTGCAGGGATGGATGGGCGAGGAACCTCCTGGAAGGATACGgggtcccctcctctctctcctctccgcgctctcgctctctccctcgctcCTCGTCGCGACCGCCGAGGCTCCCCGCACCCTGTGCGCGGCGCAATGGCATCCCCCGCCACGGCGCCATGGTGCGCTGTCCAGCGCCGGTGGCCACGGCCGCCTCCGAGCCCCTGCTCTCCCCCGGCGCTGCCTCGTCCCGCCAGTCCGCGTGGCGTGTGAGAGAGAGACGCGCGCAGCGGGGGGAGGGGAGGCGGCTGCGCCCACCGCCGGGGCCTGGCCACGCCGGTGCACCGGAGGACGACCGATGCGGCCGCAGAtctggagagagggagagggagaggaagagagaaaggcgcCGCCGGGCCGCCCGCGTGGAGAGAGAGAGGCAAAGAGAGAGGAGGTGTTCGATGTCGGCCCACCGCGCGCCATCGAGACCAAGTGCGAGATGAAGGAGCGCCTCACCGCGCGCTGGGCCATGGGCAGGTTCATCGGCGGCGCCTCCGCCGATGTGCTGGACCCGCACCTCGCCCGCACGCCCACCGTGGAACGCGCGTTGGGCCATGGGCAGGTTCATCGGCGGCGCCTCCGCCGATGCGCTGGACCCGCACCTCGCCTGCACGGCCGCCGTGGAACGCGCGCTGGGCCATGGGCAGGTTCATCGGCGGCGCCTCCGCCGCTATGCTGGACCCGCACCTCGCCCGCACGCTCGCCGTGGATCGCACGCTGGAGATGGTGCTGGAGCTCGCGTTCCGGTGCATGGCCCCCGTCCGACAGGACAGGCCCGCCATGAGCGACTGCTGCAGGGCGCTATGGGCCATCAGGAAGACGTACCGGGACATGCTCGCCGCCGACGCCATGCCGTAGTTCTCCGACCGAGCCACCACCACCGGCAGCGCCGACAGTGGCCCCGTTCGGTGGCTGAAAAACGCTGGGCAACCGCATCCTCTTCCTCCTGCCTGTCCTCGTAGTAGTACTCCCCGTCGTTGCAGCGGAGCTCAGGGTAGTACCCGCCATCGCCATCGACGTAGCCGTCCTCGCCCTCGAGCAGGAGGAGGTCCTCTTCCTCCACGGCGGCGCTCTGCGCGAGGAggtcctcgccctcgccctcagGAAGCGGGATGCCGAGGTGGAGGAACTGCAGCCTGTACTCGCGAAGCCTCACGCGGAGGCGCACCAGGCGGCGCGCGCGCTGCGCGAGCAGAGCGCGGAGCTGGTCGATGTCGGCGGCGTCGAGCTCCATCTTCTCGTCGGCGAAGCGGCGGAACTGGCCGAGCTCCATCTGGACCTCGGCCTTCTCGCGCTGCAGGCGGAGCATCATGGCCATGGCCTCGCTGGCGGCGCTGGCCGCGGCGAGGCGCTCCTCCTCGACCTCGGCCCGCAGCGCCGACGCCGTGGACTGCGTCGATGCCACCGCCTCCCGCAGCGCCGCACACTCGCCCTCCGCCTCGACCCGCGCCGCGGGGCCCGCCTCGTCGTCCCCCGCCTCCccgctctccttccccttctccgtgCCCAGCTTCCGCTTCACGGACCGCCGCCACGGCACggccgacgaggaggaggagcagcagcacggGCACCGCTCCCCGGTGGCCGGCGATGGCGACGCGTCGGGGTcctggtcgtggtcgtggtcgtcgtccatggcggcggcgggaggCCAGAGGATTCGGGGAAACCGCAGCGAGGCGCAGGCAGACGCGGAGCCTTTCCTCGTTTGGATTTGGGAGCGCGTGTCGCGCCGAGCTCTGCCACCCGCGCAGGCGGCTGAGaaatggagatggggatgggTATACGGGATGAGAACCGGAAACGAGGACGGGATGGGGTCAGGTGCACACAAATCGACAAGTGATACATGCGTGCAAAGCGAGGACGGTCCCAGCAGCATGTTCGTGTTAGGCACCGTCCATGCATGTACGCGTTAGGCACCGGCCATGCATGCCGACAATCACCTGCTTCACCTGGCCGGTTGAGACGTGTCTTATCTGAGCCGTGAAATTTCGATCTAACGCACCAAACAAAAAAAACTGACGTGGACATCCTAAAAGGCCGCCGATTCGGCGTGCCTTTATatctttaatatatatatatatatatatatatatatatatatatatatatatatatatatatatatatatatatatggtgagtTTTCTATACTCCACGGAGTAACTACTCTCTCCTCCTAGCGGTACATCAGAAACCCAATAGGGAAGACGGCTCCATGCATGGCACATTTGAATGCCACCAACGAGAAAATATCGGTATGGTGAGTTTTCTATACTCCACGGAGTACTCTCTCCTCCTAGCGGGTACATCAGAAACCCAATAGGGAAGACGGCTCCATGCATGGCACATTTGAATGCCACCAACAAGAAAATATCGGTATAGCAGATTGGAGTACGTGTACTCCCTTTAGAATATAGTATTTATACATAGTACTTTTTAAAATAGAGTATTTGTACATAGTTTTTAGGATAGAGTATTTATACATACTTTTTGGAATGGAGTATATGTATAAACTTTTTCAAAAGAATGGAGTATGTGTACATACTTTTTGGATTAGAGTATTTATACAtacttgcaaacatacgcaaaAATTTAGATAGTACAAGTGCATACTAAACCACACGATCGGAGTATGTGCATACATTCACGTATGAAGATATACAAAACAACGAGAGTATGTATTCATacttattttgaaaaaaaatatatgtGCATACTTTTGTGAGAAGGGAGTATGCGTATATATTTTTCTCAACAAAATTACACCAATGTAACACTCACATGCCAAAATCAAATCGTCAGTACTAAAAATTCAGAGATAATTGAATCAGCCTTCACTGCCTATGCCTGCACTGTATCCCGCATGGAGCTGCGGGTGGAGCAACAACTCATGCAGGCAGGATTGCACGAACCAAATCCCACGACGACTATGGCGGGCAGCGAATGCCGATTGGAGCAGGTTCACGCGGACGGAAACTCTGATGATCGGTAGTCTCACGTTGAAGTCCGATCTGAAACCTATGGTGGAAAAAAATCAATGCTTAAAAATCCAAATGGAATCTGAATCCATCATATGCGAGGACTCAAGAATCAAAAAATGAGGCATCTGTTCAAGGAGGCATagcaagaaaagaaaaggataaCCGATGCCTGGATCTGGATCGAGAGAGGCACCGTGGGAGACGGGCACCGCCgccgatgaaaggtccttgttggttttggtaattgagtgacaacctaggtggactaattgtgtttatgtgagatacacaggtgattagtccacaggtacatgtgtgtgagcaacatatgccataaaggtgaaaatggcttggagatgttgcaaagctcacacatgtgatgatgaaggagcttaaatgcacatgagacatgacattgagtcatgtgatcaaggtggagaagatcaagacaagacttggcttgatggaccagttgcaagcgtgaagggcaagtcggaggctttggagtgatggaccgcgtggcggtgaagcttgagcaagacttggcgccgatggacgatggcaacggtgaagagcaagtagagtcaagatcgatgaaccaatatgatcatgtgatgatatgaagtggatcatatcattgttgatcgtgttggtgcatgtgttgcatcgacattgaaggagatggaatggaatgcgcaaggcaaaggtataacctagggcatttcatttcaccggtcataggtgtgtagagaagtttatgaccgggtttaggatagatggccgtactatcaagaggggcaaacttgtttgcatatcggtcatctagtgccactcgagtgatctaactttgcattgtcgctaggatcgagtggcgtggcaagttgagtggctaacatcctttgggaaatgattgtgaaatgctaacacacatacacatggtggtgtacacttggtggtgttggcacatttacaaaggaggtggtgtttgtaggggtgagatgggatTCGgcactttcgggaaaatggaatgcctattttctactgcgccggatgcaaattcttggtggttagctcattggaccaagggtgaagaagatagaggagaaaggaattcggtctcactgtttaacagtgaccggacgctgagtccgaaacgaccggacgctgaagtggtgcgtccggtcaggctgtcggtcggcacagtgcttagggttaagcaccggacgctgggctgtgtccggtcgagttgaccggatgcgtccggtcatgctcgggagcttactggaaacgaccggacgctgagggtccagcgtccggtcagttgaagtgctgcgtccggtcggcagatgaccgttgggatcggaagatgaccgttgaacgcaggggacacgtggcgtgtatcgcgtgaccggacgctgaggtccagcgtccggtcgatcggaccggagcgtccggtcggcccgagttttgcccagtgaaggggtaacggctctatttgcccatggagttataaatagaggccatggccggccttgggccggcagctgagcacactagagccttggtggcttgtgtagtagtgcttgggagccctccatctcacacatacatgatagtgttcatccgatagtgtgagagagcgattctagtgcgattgcatcgtgaggttgcatcgagtggcactaggtgatcgagttgcaagccggtggtgcttgttactcttggatgttgccacctcctagacggcttggtggtggtctccgtcgaagcgcgcaagaagcttgtgcggcgctccggagaagtgcttgtgaggggcattgtgctcgccccgcgggagtcgcgaagagcaactttagtaaagcgtgtcattgagctaccctcactcaaggggtaggttcttgcggcgcccgacgtgcgggcttagcgggtgatgctaattagccgccgaaccaccaagtgagcggtcgacacaacggggactagcgtgttggcaaacacgtgaacctcgggagaaaaatcatcgtgtcaaccttattcttcccgttggtttgcatccccattacacaagcttgcaattacttttatacatattaagcttgtgtagttgctcttgtaattagatagcttgtgtagcttgctaattaccttcttgcttgtgtagcatagaagtagctcccttgcgtggctaatttggttttagtaaccttgttagtcacattgcttagtttgtgtagctaagtatttgcgctctctaattaggcattggttgccttgttattgagcattgctagtgagcatcgttagctttgtgcttttgcttactagcatgtgtaggagctcccttgtcgcttaaagtactagtggcataggtttgtgtgacct
This sequence is a window from Miscanthus floridulus cultivar M001 chromosome 10, ASM1932011v1, whole genome shotgun sequence. Protein-coding genes within it:
- the LOC136485279 gene encoding uncharacterized protein, which codes for MLRGLEKHHPNNGEDTSPEANDSGELDDRRSLECSTSTEMSSNSGHRSRNRAPDDDSFDSESSSSGPPTVKRLTTVAALLPPFSRPTPSKWDDAEKWISSPTSNRTGRAGPSAGTVPKKFALAFPEHGGRPPAVAKVVTDVPTNTGPLVKNSDGLIHSDLLKPAHNASIVDGPTPVVRSVSMRDMGTEMTPIASQEPSWIATPMIASSPTSSQTPTPQ
- the LOC136489029 gene encoding myosin-binding protein 7-like gives rise to the protein MDDDHDHDQDPDASPSPATGERCPCCCSSSSSAVPWRRSVKRKLGTEKGKESGEAGDDEAGPAARVEAEGECAALREAVASTQSTASALRAEVEEERLAAASAASEAMAMMLRLQREKAEVQMELGQFRRFADEKMELDAADIDQLRALLAQRARRLVRLRVRLREYRLQFLHLGIPLPEGEGEDLLAQSAAVEEEDLLLLEGEDGYVDGDGGYYPELRCNDGEYYYEDRQEEEDAQSLMAGLSCRTGAMHRNASSSTISSVRSTASVRARCGSSIAAEAPPMNLPMAQRAFHGGRAGEVRVQRIGGGAADEPAHGPTRVPRWACGRGAGPAHRRRRRR